TGCTGCGCAGCCCTTCGTCCTCCGGCGCCTCGGCCAGCGCGGTCGCGAACTGCGCGAGCAGCGGTACGCACCAGGCCGGCTCGTGGTCCTCCAGCACGCCCGCCGCGTCCGGGTGGAACAGCACGAAGCGCAGGAAGTTGTCGTCCGGCAGGGCCGTCGGATGTGGCCGTACGGACTGGAAGAGCTGGTCGAAGGCCGAATTGGTGAGCGCGACGTCCCAGCGGTGGTCGACCAGGAAGGTCGGGTAGGGCATGGACTCCATGAGGGCCGCGTAGTCGCACAGGTAGTCGCGCTGAGCGGGGTCCTCCGGCAGTCGGTTCTCCTCCGCCGCCCGCCACGTGGGCGGCGGGTCGCGGTCGACCATGACGCGGAACAGCCAGAAGCACTGCCGCTCGCTCATCTCCAGGGCCTCGGCCAGGGCGATCAGTTTGCGGTCCGTCCACTCCTTGACCAGGCCGCGCTCCCAGTTCCCGTACGCACGCACACTGATGCGCAGCCGGGCGGCGAGGTCTTCCTGGCTCAGGCCCAGTTCCTCACGGCGCTGGCGCAAAATCTCC
This genomic window from Streptomyces sp. NBC_01351 contains:
- a CDS encoding helix-turn-helix domain-containing protein, which produces MPHLAAVGPSDGLARAGEERLAADESARGAVRSERRKEILRQRREELGLSQEDLAARLRISVRAYGNWERGLVKEWTDRKLIALAEALEMSERQCFWLFRVMVDRDPPPTWRAAEENRLPEDPAQRDYLCDYAALMESMPYPTFLVDHRWDVALTNSAFDQLFQSVRPHPTALPDDNFLRFVLFHPDAAGVLEDHEPAWCVPLLAQFATALAEAPEDEGLRSIRQEVARDPFMEAAYRYGVPHWLSKRGAEAAEQDGAVRTVRHPDPRWGVVRCRMVAESSRMLDEMGLTRVTLVLSAPQGAPLGPVRGSGIAYPQGARLRAVPPLGE